The Sphingomonas sp. So64.6b genome includes a region encoding these proteins:
- a CDS encoding serine hydrolase domain-containing protein: MTQGQVTRRGALGIGMTAMAAATPIARAAVPDAWAGADAAARAVIDKRLAPGVSYAVMRDGRIVHSFYAGLANMEAGTVPAPHSPWRIGSLSKQFTVAALFLLAEQGKLSLDDPLARYMPEFPRADAIRLRQMLNHTSGLGNYTDIENVKLLLNLARSDYDDAELVQLLLTQGTSFKFEAGKSWAYSNTAYVLLGMVAARVAGTPLARLLRERLFDPLGLNDTRADDEAEIVPGRVSGYTPSTTGAGFANASFLSLSFVGAAGNLRSTVTDLCRWHDRLLGGHVLQPASLAAMLAPVRLADGTLAMEGEGAKRAPSGHVMGLQVATSEQGRVISHTGGLMGFVARMKSFPDRGTTVALMVNCEGGFGAPTGLREAAIALEAEAARTVNGNVR; the protein is encoded by the coding sequence GTGACCCAAGGCCAGGTGACGCGACGGGGTGCGCTCGGCATCGGCATGACCGCCATGGCGGCCGCGACACCGATCGCGCGCGCCGCCGTGCCGGATGCGTGGGCGGGCGCGGACGCCGCCGCCAGAGCGGTGATAGACAAGCGGCTTGCGCCGGGCGTCTCCTATGCGGTGATGCGCGACGGGAGGATCGTCCACAGCTTCTATGCCGGACTCGCCAATATGGAGGCGGGTACGGTTCCCGCGCCACACAGCCCGTGGCGGATCGGTTCGCTCAGCAAGCAATTCACCGTGGCCGCGCTGTTCCTGCTTGCCGAACAGGGCAAGCTGTCGCTCGACGATCCGCTCGCGCGGTACATGCCGGAGTTTCCGCGTGCCGATGCGATCAGGCTTCGCCAGATGCTCAATCATACCAGCGGGCTCGGCAATTATACCGATATCGAGAATGTGAAGCTGCTGCTCAACCTCGCCCGGTCCGACTATGACGATGCCGAGCTGGTTCAGCTCCTGCTGACGCAGGGCACGTCGTTCAAGTTCGAGGCGGGCAAGAGCTGGGCCTATAGCAACACCGCTTATGTCCTGCTTGGCATGGTCGCGGCCAGGGTGGCCGGGACACCGCTGGCGCGATTGTTGCGCGAAAGACTGTTCGATCCCCTGGGCCTGAACGACACACGTGCCGACGATGAGGCGGAGATCGTGCCCGGGCGAGTCTCGGGTTATACGCCGTCCACGACCGGCGCTGGCTTTGCCAACGCATCGTTTCTTTCGCTGAGCTTTGTCGGGGCGGCGGGCAATCTCCGCTCGACCGTCACCGATCTGTGCCGCTGGCACGACCGCTTGCTTGGTGGGCACGTGCTCCAGCCGGCAAGTCTGGCGGCGATGCTCGCGCCGGTGCGGCTGGCGGACGGCACGCTCGCGATGGAAGGCGAAGGCGCGAAGCGGGCACCGAGCGGCCATGTTATGGGCCTGCAGGTGGCGACGAGCGAGCAGGGGCGAGTCATCTCGCACACCGGTGGCCTGATGGGCTTCGTCGCGCGGATGAAAAGTTTTCCCGATCGCGGCACGACGGTTGCGCTCATGGTGAATTGCGAAGGCGGTTTCGGGGCGCCCACCGGCCTGCGCGAAGCGGCGATCGCATTGGAAGCGGAGGCCGCAAGGACGGTCAACGGCAACGTCCGCTAA